From the Magnetospirillum sp. 15-1 genome, one window contains:
- a CDS encoding bacteriohemerythrin — MPLLRKIEVTTGVWWIEAPQAGVSVLCGCPADAVKHLMKRGLIVSTEMNGVPFETGPNVILLSDAMVQNGSFSNLAEFPVLQMLYRQGMILPGHPGNTGIKPMLIGSADQVRAQMQYIYRGNYGLVNEEEIVEAGETPERARDLMRMKLRFAFGAIRHPGDLLDTLVVDNEPVEIRNGVTVRRMMFNVFEFSYEGQTAVVDLNLPPFETYESPYPLGFYRLRREYFAVIHSGEGDGWDINRPSMSSIVMFQGKVYLVDAGPNILYSLNALGIGVNEIEGIFHTHSHDDHFAGLTTLIRSDHKLKYYSTPLVRASVAKKVSALLSIEEAAFSDYFDVCPLVEGEWNAIDGLEVMPVFSPHPVETTIFHFRAMWEGGYRTYSHFADICRLSVLQSFVTDDPAAPGISQAMYDKVSADYLAPADVKKIDVGGGMIHGDAYDFRDDMSGKIILAHTSQRNTRAQKAIGSSASFGTVDVLIPSNHDFIWPYAFEALDAYFPGIPRHQIRVLLNNPVVTFNPGTILVKERMPNDHIYLLLSGSVEMIPIEIEMRSVLSAGALIGELSGLFGTPASETYRAASFVQALAIPCSLYLEFVRYNNVFSGVSRLLEHREFLLRTSLFGEVVSSKSLNRIAQGMDRESFPADTVIEPGTGQVAMLKSGSAGRFLGEHMFETLKPGDFFGEEVAIFGTPSLLRVRSLEGCEVYLVPAETLRDIPSVRWKLFEASTKRTRAMVEAGEHARVLIKWHDEYSVGVQRIDSHHKRLFEIGNSVLDMMERKSTDTEVAETMGLLREYARFHFGEEEGLLIRYKYPELSSHRARHQRLLEQLTEMQAAVADGRGYNEAEVLTFLQEWIVGHTLAEDRKSAVYLNSKGVY; from the coding sequence ATGCCTTTGCTGCGTAAGATCGAAGTGACCACCGGTGTCTGGTGGATCGAGGCCCCCCAGGCCGGGGTTTCGGTGCTGTGCGGCTGTCCCGCCGACGCGGTGAAACACCTGATGAAGCGGGGACTGATCGTCTCCACCGAGATGAACGGCGTGCCGTTCGAGACCGGGCCCAACGTCATCCTGCTGTCGGATGCCATGGTCCAGAACGGCAGCTTTTCCAATCTGGCCGAGTTTCCCGTCCTGCAGATGCTCTATCGCCAGGGCATGATCTTGCCCGGCCATCCGGGCAATACCGGAATCAAGCCCATGCTGATCGGCAGCGCCGATCAGGTGCGCGCTCAGATGCAGTACATCTACCGCGGCAATTACGGGCTGGTGAACGAGGAGGAGATCGTCGAGGCCGGTGAGACTCCCGAGCGGGCGCGCGATCTGATGCGCATGAAGCTGCGCTTCGCCTTCGGCGCCATCCGCCATCCCGGCGACCTGCTGGACACCCTGGTGGTGGACAACGAGCCGGTGGAGATCCGCAACGGCGTCACTGTTCGCCGGATGATGTTCAACGTCTTCGAATTCTCCTACGAGGGCCAGACGGCGGTGGTGGACCTCAACCTGCCGCCGTTCGAGACCTATGAATCCCCGTATCCCCTGGGTTTCTACCGCCTGCGCCGCGAATATTTCGCGGTCATCCATTCGGGCGAAGGCGACGGCTGGGACATCAACCGTCCCTCCATGTCTTCCATCGTCATGTTTCAGGGCAAGGTCTATCTGGTGGATGCCGGTCCCAACATCCTCTACTCGCTCAACGCGCTGGGCATCGGCGTCAACGAGATCGAGGGCATCTTCCATACCCACTCGCATGACGACCATTTCGCCGGGCTGACCACGCTGATCCGCTCGGATCACAAGCTGAAATACTATTCGACCCCCCTGGTCCGCGCGTCGGTGGCCAAGAAGGTCTCCGCGCTGCTGTCCATCGAGGAGGCGGCGTTCTCCGACTATTTCGACGTCTGTCCGCTGGTGGAAGGCGAGTGGAACGCCATCGATGGGCTGGAGGTGATGCCGGTCTTCTCGCCCCATCCGGTGGAGACCACCATCTTTCACTTCCGCGCCATGTGGGAGGGGGGATATCGCACCTATTCCCATTTCGCCGACATCTGCCGCCTGTCGGTGCTGCAGAGCTTCGTTACCGACGATCCGGCGGCGCCCGGCATCAGCCAGGCCATGTACGACAAGGTGTCCGCCGACTATCTGGCCCCGGCCGACGTCAAGAAGATCGACGTGGGCGGCGGCATGATTCACGGTGACGCCTACGATTTCCGCGACGACATGTCGGGCAAGATCATCCTGGCCCATACGTCCCAGCGCAACACCCGCGCCCAGAAGGCCATCGGCTCCTCGGCGTCGTTCGGCACGGTGGACGTGCTGATCCCGTCCAACCACGACTTCATCTGGCCCTATGCCTTCGAGGCGCTGGACGCCTATTTCCCCGGTATTCCCCGCCACCAGATCCGGGTGCTGCTCAACAATCCGGTGGTGACGTTCAATCCCGGCACTATCCTGGTCAAGGAGCGCATGCCCAACGACCATATCTATCTGCTGCTGTCGGGCAGCGTCGAGATGATCCCCATCGAAATCGAGATGCGCTCGGTGCTGTCGGCCGGCGCGCTGATCGGCGAGCTGTCGGGGCTGTTCGGCACTCCGGCGTCGGAAACCTACCGCGCCGCCAGCTTCGTTCAGGCCCTGGCCATCCCCTGCTCGCTCTATCTGGAATTCGTGCGCTACAACAACGTGTTCTCGGGGGTGTCACGCCTGCTGGAACACCGCGAGTTCCTGCTGCGCACCTCGCTGTTCGGCGAGGTGGTGTCGTCCAAGTCGCTGAACCGCATCGCCCAGGGCATGGACCGGGAATCCTTCCCCGCCGATACGGTGATCGAGCCCGGCACCGGTCAGGTGGCCATGCTGAAATCGGGCAGTGCCGGCCGCTTCCTGGGCGAGCATATGTTCGAGACCCTGAAGCCCGGCGACTTCTTTGGCGAGGAGGTGGCCATCTTCGGCACGCCCAGCCTGTTGCGCGTCCGCTCGCTGGAGGGCTGCGAGGTCTATCTGGTGCCCGCCGAGACGCTGCGCGACATCCCCTCGGTACGCTGGAAGCTGTTCGAGGCCAGCACCAAGCGGACCCGCGCCATGGTCGAGGCCGGCGAGCACGCCCGCGTGCTGATCAAATGGCATGACGAGTATTCCGTGGGGGTGCAGCGCATCGATTCCCACCACAAGCGCCTGTTCGAGATCGGCAATTCCGTCCTCGACATGATGGAGCGCAAATCCACCGATACCGAGGTGGCCGAGACCATGGGCCTGCTCCGGGAATACGCCCGCTTCCACTTCGGCGAGGAGGAGGGACTGCTGATCCGCTACAAGTATCCCGAACTCAGCAGCCATCGCGCCCGCCACCAGCGTCTGTTGGAGCAGTTGACCGAGATGCAGGCGGCGGTGGCCGACGGGCGCGGCTATAACGAGGCCGAGGTGCTGACCTTCCTGCAGGAATGGATCGTCGGCCACACCCTGGCCGAGGACCGCAAATCGGCCGTCTACCTCAATTCCAAGGGCGTGTACTGA
- the hemA gene encoding 5-aminolevulinate synthase: MDYEHYFTKRIADLKSEGRYRVFADLERQKGRFPIALNYRDGEVREVVVWCSNDYLGMGQHPDVIAAGHEALERCGAGAGGTRNISGTNHYHVLLEEELASFNAKEASLLFTSGYVANQTALSTLGATIPGCVVFSDELNHNSMIEGIRHGRSDKHVFRHNDPEHLEQLLSAYPKETPKLVAFESVYSMDGDIAPLAEFCDVAEAHNAMTYLDEVHAVGMYGAEGSGVAERDGVRDRITIIQGTLAKAIGVVGGYIAASASCVDYVRSFGPGFIFSSSMPPATAAAALASIRYLRAHPEIRDRHQERAATAKHLLAARGIPVLPSVSHIIPVMVGNAALCKQASDILLNEFDIYVQPINYPTVPVGTERLRITPTPLHDDAMMAHLVDSFCAVWDRLDLHKAHHPKTIKAAE; encoded by the coding sequence ATGGATTACGAGCATTACTTCACCAAGCGGATCGCCGACCTCAAGTCCGAGGGGCGCTACCGGGTGTTCGCCGATCTGGAACGCCAGAAGGGCCGCTTCCCCATCGCCCTCAACTATCGCGACGGCGAAGTGCGCGAAGTGGTGGTGTGGTGCTCCAACGATTATCTCGGCATGGGCCAGCACCCCGACGTGATCGCCGCCGGCCACGAGGCGCTGGAGCGCTGCGGCGCCGGTGCCGGCGGTACCCGCAATATTTCCGGCACCAACCATTATCACGTGCTGCTGGAAGAGGAGCTGGCGAGCTTCAATGCCAAGGAAGCGTCGCTGCTGTTCACCTCGGGCTACGTCGCCAACCAGACGGCGCTGTCCACCCTGGGCGCCACCATTCCGGGCTGCGTCGTGTTCTCAGACGAGCTCAACCACAATTCCATGATCGAGGGCATCCGCCACGGCCGCTCGGACAAGCACGTGTTCCGCCACAACGACCCGGAACACCTGGAACAGTTGCTGTCGGCCTATCCGAAGGAGACGCCCAAGCTGGTGGCCTTCGAATCGGTCTATTCCATGGACGGCGACATCGCCCCCCTGGCCGAATTCTGCGACGTGGCCGAGGCCCACAACGCCATGACCTATCTGGACGAGGTTCATGCCGTCGGCATGTACGGCGCCGAAGGTTCGGGCGTCGCCGAGCGCGACGGGGTGCGCGACCGCATCACCATCATCCAGGGCACCCTGGCCAAGGCCATCGGCGTGGTCGGCGGCTATATCGCCGCCTCGGCCTCCTGCGTCGATTACGTGCGCAGCTTCGGCCCCGGTTTCATCTTCTCGTCCTCCATGCCGCCGGCCACCGCCGCCGCCGCCCTGGCCAGCATCCGCTATCTCCGCGCCCATCCCGAGATTCGGGACAGGCATCAGGAGCGCGCCGCCACGGCCAAGCATCTGCTGGCCGCCCGCGGCATTCCGGTCCTGCCCTCGGTCAGCCACATCATCCCGGTGATGGTGGGCAACGCCGCCCTGTGCAAGCAGGCCAGCGACATACTGCTCAATGAGTTCGACATCTATGTGCAGCCCATCAACTACCCCACCGTCCCGGTGGGTACCGAGCGACTGCGCATCACTCCGACACCGCTGCACGACGATGCCATGATGGCCCATCTGGTGGACTCGTTCTGCGCCGTATGGGACCGGCTGGACCTGCACAAGGCCCATCATCCGAAAACCATCAAGGCGGCGGAGTAA
- a CDS encoding aspartate aminotransferase family protein produces the protein MQARASNRTIAEKDVDSVLHPYTNLKRHPEVGPLVITRGQGVKVFDESGKDYIEGLAGLWCTSLGWGEERLVEAAARQMRQLPFYHLFSHKTHDVGVELCARLLEMAPVPMSKVFLAGSGSEANDTAIKLIHYRSNALGLPNKKKIIARDKAYHGVTVATASLTGLVNNQRSFDLPIPGVLRAGCPHHYRFAKENESEEDFSTRLAEELETLILAEGPETVAAFFAEPVMGAGGVIVPPAGYFPKIQAVLDRHDVLLVVDEVICGFGRTGNMFGTETFDIRPDMMTLAKGLSSGYAPISALMVNERVYAPVAEESGRIGVFGHGYTYGGHPVSAAVAVETLNIYAERDILSHVRRVGPVLQDGLRAFRDHPLVGEVRGIGLIGALELVADKRSRAPFPPELTVGARVVAKAQNKGVILRAMGDAVAFAPPLVISEAEITELLRRFGAALDEAHGELGRE, from the coding sequence ATGCAAGCGCGCGCCAGCAATCGAACCATCGCCGAGAAAGACGTTGATTCGGTCCTGCACCCCTACACCAATCTGAAGCGCCACCCCGAGGTGGGACCGCTGGTCATCACCCGCGGCCAAGGGGTCAAGGTCTTCGACGAGAGCGGCAAGGACTACATCGAGGGACTGGCCGGGCTGTGGTGCACCTCGCTGGGCTGGGGCGAGGAGCGGCTGGTGGAGGCCGCCGCCCGTCAGATGCGCCAGCTTCCCTTTTATCATCTGTTCAGCCACAAGACCCACGATGTCGGCGTCGAGTTGTGCGCCCGCCTGCTGGAGATGGCCCCCGTGCCCATGTCCAAGGTGTTTCTGGCCGGATCGGGGTCCGAGGCCAACGACACGGCCATCAAGCTGATCCATTACCGCTCCAACGCACTCGGCCTGCCGAACAAGAAGAAGATCATCGCCCGCGACAAGGCCTATCACGGCGTCACCGTGGCGACCGCCTCGCTGACCGGTCTGGTCAACAACCAGCGTTCGTTCGACCTGCCCATCCCCGGCGTGCTGAGGGCCGGCTGCCCCCATCACTACCGCTTCGCCAAGGAAAACGAGAGCGAGGAGGACTTCTCCACCCGCCTGGCCGAGGAATTGGAGACGCTGATCCTGGCCGAGGGGCCGGAGACCGTGGCCGCCTTCTTCGCCGAGCCGGTGATGGGCGCCGGCGGCGTCATCGTGCCGCCCGCCGGCTATTTCCCAAAGATTCAGGCGGTGCTGGACCGCCACGACGTACTGCTGGTGGTCGACGAGGTGATCTGCGGCTTCGGGCGCACCGGCAATATGTTCGGCACCGAGACCTTCGACATCCGCCCCGACATGATGACGCTGGCCAAGGGCCTGTCCTCGGGCTACGCCCCGATCTCGGCCCTGATGGTCAACGAGCGGGTCTATGCTCCGGTCGCCGAGGAATCCGGGCGCATCGGTGTGTTCGGCCACGGCTACACCTATGGCGGCCACCCGGTCTCGGCCGCCGTGGCGGTGGAGACGCTCAACATCTATGCCGAGCGCGACATCCTGTCCCATGTCCGCCGGGTCGGTCCGGTGCTGCAGGATGGCCTGCGGGCCTTCCGCGACCATCCGCTGGTGGGCGAGGTGCGCGGAATCGGGCTGATCGGCGCCCTGGAACTGGTGGCCGACAAGCGGAGCCGAGCCCCCTTCCCGCCCGAACTGACCGTGGGCGCCCGGGTGGTGGCCAAGGCCCAGAATAAGGGTGTCATTCTGCGCGCCATGGGCGACGCGGTGGCCTTCGCCCCGCCCCTGGTCATCTCCGAGGCGGAAATCACAGAGTTGCTGCGACGCTTCGGGGCGGCGCTTGACGAAGCTCATGGCGAGCTTGGACGCGAATAA